The window AAATATTCCCGCCATGTATCGGATTCACGAACCTCCCAATGAGCAGGCCATTGCTCTTTTGGAAAAATATTTGGCGAACTTCGGCGGAAAAGTAAAACTCAATCAGGGAAAACTTCAAAAGCGCCTGACCAAAGCGCTGGAAGAGTTTGAAAATCGTCCTGAGGCTCAGATTCTGAATATTCTGACTTTGCGCTCTATGAGTCAGGCCAAGTACAGCATGAACAACGTGGGCCACTTCGGTTTGGGCTTTGAATTTTACACTCATTTCACCTCTCCGATCCGGCGCTACCCCGACTTGATCGTGCATCGCCTTTTAAAAAATCAAGTCATGCCTCAGTCTCGCTATCGTCTGATGAGCGAAGACGATCTGTCTTCAGCTTCAACAATTCTATCGGCTGCGGAACAAAGATCCACAAAGGCCGAAAGACAAATTCACGCCATTAAAAAAGCCCGCTTTATGGAGAAGTTCGTGGGCCAGGAATTTGACGGCATGATCAGCTCTGTGGCGAAGTTCGGTATTTTTGTCCTTCTCAGAGAATACGATATTGATGGCCTAGTCCGCTTGGACGACCTTGGTGGAGATCGCTATGAATACGACGAGGAAAATCTTCGTCTTGTGGCACGTCGATCAGGCTTCAGTTATAGCATCGGCGATATGATACGCATTCAGGTGTCCGCCGCGGACCCCGAATTGGGACAGATCAACTTTATCCCTGCTGGTTTAGAAATCGAAGATGGCGAAGAGGCCGAACAGACGAAGGCGGAAGTGTCTGCCGACAAGTTCTTAAAAAAGCTTCACAACCAGAACCGGGAAAAGCTTCAGGGCCGGAAAGAGCGGGAACACAGCAAACACGATCGCACGCATGGAAAAGATCGCGAAGATCGTCCTTTTAAAAAAGGTGGCTCCGCAAAAGGTCACAAGAAACAGTCTTCTCGTTTTTTTGCCGACTCAAGACAGGAAAAAGAAGGCCAACAGCGCAAGCTAGAGAAGGTCGAGCGCAGTCAGGGATTCAAACCGCAGCCTCGTAAAGACGATGACCGAAAAGGACCCAACCCCGATCTGCTCAAAATGATCCTTGGTCCAGAGAAATATCGTCATCAGTCCGAGGAAACCTCTGCTAAGGACAAGCCCAAGCTGAGCAAAAAATTGATGTTTGCCGAACAGTCGAAACTTCGTGATAATGACGATTATTCGGAGAAGAATAGTGACAGCCTTAAAGACCGGAAGCCAGATCGGCAAAACACTAAAAAACGCGGCGAGAGTTCGAACGATCGTCGGGGTGTTCGCAAAGCACGGGTTTCATCAGGTCGCGGAAAAGGTAAAACTCGGTAAATTCATCATTGAAAGACTGAATTCCGCCTCGGACATCGAAGCCCTTTCGATGCCCGAGCGCATGAGAATCAGTTTTGAAGAATTAGGCCCCACTTTCGTAAAACTGGGACAGCTGCTCGCCAGCCGCCCAGACCTTGTCCCCGAAGAATATGTCGCCGAATTTGAAAAGCTTCACGATCGCGTTCAACCACTGACTTTTGAAACCGTTGAGTCGGTACTGCGTGAAGAGTTCGGCAGTTCTCTTTATCAAAGATTTGCCAGCATCGATCCTGAACCCTTGGGTTCCGCCAGCATTGCACAAGTTCACCGTGCGCGACTGGCAACTGGCGAAGATGTCGTCATCAAAGTCCAAAGACCGGGGATTATTCAAACCATCAACGATGATTTGAATGTTTTATACCTTTTGGCCGATTTATTAGTGACCTATATTCCTGAAACTCGACCCTACAATCCGGTAGGCATTGTTGACGAATATTTTCGTACGCTGGATTTGGAAACCAACTTCGTTGTCGAAGCCAATAATATCCGCCGCTTTCAGGAAAACTTCGCGAATAGCGACTATATCAAAGTTCCCAAGGTGTATCTTGATTACACCACCGAACGTGTTCTGGTAATGGAAGCCCTGAATGGCATTCCATTAAGTCAAGAGGGCGCTCTTCAACAACCCAACATTGATCCTAACGAAGTGATTCGCCGCGGTTTGCGCGCCTATCTTAAGATGGTCTTTGAAGATGGTCTTTTTCATGGCGATCTGCACGCTGGAAACTTCTTTATCATGCCCGACAACCATATCGGCTTGATTGACTTCGGCGTG is drawn from Bdellovibrio sp. ArHS and contains these coding sequences:
- a CDS encoding AarF/ABC1/UbiB kinase family protein, whose translation is MFAKHGFHQVAEKVKLGKFIIERLNSASDIEALSMPERMRISFEELGPTFVKLGQLLASRPDLVPEEYVAEFEKLHDRVQPLTFETVESVLREEFGSSLYQRFASIDPEPLGSASIAQVHRARLATGEDVVIKVQRPGIIQTINDDLNVLYLLADLLVTYIPETRPYNPVGIVDEYFRTLDLETNFVVEANNIRRFQENFANSDYIKVPKVYLDYTTERVLVMEALNGIPLSQEGALQQPNIDPNEVIRRGLRAYLKMVFEDGLFHGDLHAGNFFIMPDNHIGLIDFGVVGRLNTRTQAAIANMLLALSKEDYERLAYEYVDLAPFTDRVNIDLFAKDLRELIAPYFGLTLKNVNLGKILMKSSGIAARHHLHVPTDLMLFFKSIVSIEGMGRKIHKDFDFLQYSLEFAGELAKTRFGPERVLNDMSQMARESKAFLNSLPRQLNFFLRKINSPDHSFSLKVGEIKELKRSVESSSNLLFLGLIIGSLILSSSYIFVHDTGRHIAGIPTMSFVGYIIAGLLGMISFLNYIRKP
- the rnr gene encoding ribonuclease R codes for the protein MQKKKLLNGTIKRHPDGFGFFIPDDPEHPDVYIPRHSMEGIMTNDKVAVEVFPEKGTERFRGEIIRVLNRGTKTVVGRFYRMNDRVGAIRDEGKGWGQDLKIKIEDSSNAKDKELVAAEILTYPDEGKSFTGKVTEIIGDALDPLTDIKRVIRSNNIPLEFSKSTLREAEQFNEIPDEKDFKGRVDLRDKNLITIDGATAKDFDDAVYVEATEEGFLLYVAIADVSHYVKVGSAIDKDAYERGTSVYFPNYVVPMLPEVLSNGLCSLNPHVPRLCLVAEMLFDFTGELKTSKFYEAVMESKARVTYGEAQEIIDGADLEKFNHVKGNIILLADLAKILMAKRFKEGSLDLEIPETELVIDGAGVPVDIQRSERLFSHRLIEEMMLAANVAVAKFLSSRNIPAMYRIHEPPNEQAIALLEKYLANFGGKVKLNQGKLQKRLTKALEEFENRPEAQILNILTLRSMSQAKYSMNNVGHFGLGFEFYTHFTSPIRRYPDLIVHRLLKNQVMPQSRYRLMSEDDLSSASTILSAAEQRSTKAERQIHAIKKARFMEKFVGQEFDGMISSVAKFGIFVLLREYDIDGLVRLDDLGGDRYEYDEENLRLVARRSGFSYSIGDMIRIQVSAADPELGQINFIPAGLEIEDGEEAEQTKAEVSADKFLKKLHNQNREKLQGRKEREHSKHDRTHGKDREDRPFKKGGSAKGHKKQSSRFFADSRQEKEGQQRKLEKVERSQGFKPQPRKDDDRKGPNPDLLKMILGPEKYRHQSEETSAKDKPKLSKKLMFAEQSKLRDNDDYSEKNSDSLKDRKPDRQNTKKRGESSNDRRGVRKARVSSGRGKGKTR